A window of the Phaseolus vulgaris cultivar G19833 chromosome 5, P. vulgaris v2.0, whole genome shotgun sequence genome harbors these coding sequences:
- the LOC137835517 gene encoding xyloglucan endotransglucosylase protein 6-like, whose amino-acid sequence MSKMLGLFVGLLFVGLAASAKFDELFQPSWAMDHFIHEGELLKLKLDNYSGAGFGSKSKYMFGKVTIQLKLVEGDSAGTVTAFYMSSDGPTHNEFDFEFLGNTTGEPYSVQTNVYVNGVGNREQRLNLWFDPTKEFHTYSIFWNQRQVVFEVDGTPIRVHTNLEHKGIPFPKDQAMGVYSSIWNADDWATQGGRVKTDWSHAPFFATYKDFQIDACECPVPVSSAGTAKKCSSSEDKKYWWDEPTMSELNLHQSHQLLWVRANHMVYDYCTDTARFPVTPAECVHHRHH is encoded by the exons ATGTCCAAGATGTTGGGACTGTTTGTTGGTCTTTTGTTTGTGGGGTTGGCTGCCTCAGCCAAGTTTGATGAACTCTTCCAGCCCAGTTGGGCCATGGATCATTTCATCCATGAAGGAGAACTCCTCAAACTCAAACTTGACAACTATTCTG GTGCTGGATTTGGATCCAAGAGCAAGTACATGTTTGGGAAAGTGACCATCCAGCTCAAGCTTGTGGAGGGTGACTCTGCTGGAACTGTGACTGCATTCTAT ATGTCATCAGACGGTCCAACTCACAACGAATTTGATTTCGAGTTTCTGGGCAACACCACTGGGGAACCTTACTCGGTGCAAACGAACGTGTACGTGAACGGTGTTGGTAACAGGGAGCAGAGACTGAACCTGTGGTTCGACCCCACCAAGGAATTCCACACCTACTCCATCTTCTGGAACCAGCGCCAAGTTGT ATTCGAAGTGGATGGGACGCCAATAAGGGTGCATACAAATCTGGAACACAAAGGAATTCCGTTCCCAAAGGACCAAGCCATGGGTGTTTACAGCTCAATATGGAACGCAGATGATTGGGCCACCCAGGGTGGTCGTGTGAAGACAGATTGGAGCCACGCACCCTTCTTTGCCACCTACAAGGACTTCCAAATCGACGCGTGCGAGTGTCCCGTGCCAGTGTCCTCAGCCGGTACCGCCAAGAAATGTAGCAGTAGTGAGGATAAGAAGTATTGGTGGGACGAACCCACGATGTCGGAACTGAACCTGCACCAGAGCCACCAGCTTCTCTGGGTTAGGGCTAACCATATGGTCTATGACTACTGCACCGACACCGCTAGGTTCCCTGTCACACCTGCTGAGTGTGTCCATCATCGCCACCACTGA